A stretch of the Bradyrhizobium sp. CCBAU 53351 genome encodes the following:
- a CDS encoding sigma-54-dependent Fis family transcriptional regulator: MRLLIVGTLKGQLTTATKIAMDNGATVTHAEDHDQAMRVLRGGKGADLLLVDVALDIRDLVMRLEAEHIHAPIVACGITNDARAAVAAIHAGAKEYIPLPPDPELIAAVLAAVANDSRELIYRDEAMARVIKLAQQIAGSDASVMITGESGTGKEVLARYVHTRSARAKRPFISINCAAIPEHLLESELFGHEKGAFTGAVARRIGKFEEATGGTLLLDEISEMDVRLQSKLLRAIQERVIDRVGGTKPVPVDIRIIATSNRNLAEAVREGTFREDLLFRLNVVNLKIPPLRERPADILELAQHFVKKYAEANGVPLRPISAEARRVLSANRWQGNVRELENTMHRSVLMAQGDEIGADAIITPDGDRLDLAKTPPAVAHATMAAEQVTRALVGRTVADVERDLILETLKHCLGNRTHAANILGISIRTLRNKLNEYSDGGIPIPPAGTPGEYPRVPMMGA; the protein is encoded by the coding sequence ATGCGGCTTCTCATCGTTGGCACATTGAAGGGCCAGCTCACCACCGCCACCAAGATCGCGATGGACAACGGCGCCACAGTGACCCACGCCGAGGATCACGACCAGGCGATGCGCGTGCTGCGCGGCGGCAAGGGTGCCGACCTGCTGCTGGTCGACGTCGCCCTCGACATCCGCGATCTCGTGATGCGGCTGGAGGCCGAGCACATCCACGCCCCGATCGTCGCCTGCGGCATCACCAACGACGCCCGCGCCGCGGTTGCCGCGATCCATGCCGGCGCCAAGGAATACATCCCGCTGCCGCCCGACCCCGAGCTGATCGCCGCGGTGCTGGCCGCCGTCGCCAACGATTCACGCGAGCTGATCTATCGCGACGAAGCCATGGCCAGGGTGATCAAGCTGGCGCAGCAGATCGCGGGCTCCGACGCCTCGGTGATGATCACCGGCGAGTCCGGCACCGGCAAGGAGGTGCTGGCCCGCTACGTCCACACCCGCTCGGCCCGCGCCAAGCGTCCCTTCATCTCGATCAACTGCGCCGCGATCCCCGAGCATCTCCTGGAATCCGAGCTGTTCGGCCACGAGAAGGGCGCCTTCACCGGCGCGGTCGCGCGCCGCATCGGCAAGTTCGAGGAGGCGACCGGCGGCACGCTGCTGCTCGACGAAATCTCCGAGATGGACGTCCGCCTGCAATCGAAATTGCTGCGCGCGATCCAGGAGCGCGTGATCGACCGCGTCGGGGGCACCAAGCCCGTGCCCGTCGACATCCGCATCATCGCGACCTCGAACCGCAATCTGGCGGAAGCCGTGCGCGAGGGCACGTTCCGCGAGGACCTGCTGTTCCGGCTCAACGTCGTGAACCTGAAGATCCCGCCGCTGCGCGAGCGCCCCGCCGACATCCTGGAGCTCGCCCAGCATTTCGTGAAGAAATACGCCGAGGCCAACGGCGTGCCGCTGCGCCCGATTTCGGCGGAAGCGCGCCGCGTGCTCTCGGCCAACCGCTGGCAGGGCAACGTCCGCGAGCTCGAAAACACCATGCACCGTTCGGTGCTGATGGCGCAGGGCGACGAGATCGGCGCCGACGCCATCATCACGCCCGACGGCGACCGTCTCGACCTCGCCAAGACGCCCCCCGCCGTCGCCCACGCAACCATGGCCGCCGAGCAGGTGACGCGCGCCCTGGTCGGCCGCACCGTGGCCGACGTCGAGCGCGACCTGATCCTGGAGACGCTGAAGCACTGCCTCGGCAACCGGACCCATGCCGCCAACATCCTCGGCATCTCGATCCGCACGCTGCGCAACAAGCTCAACGAATATTCCGACGGCGGCATCCCGATCCCGCCGGCGGGCACGCCCGGCGAATATCCGCGGGTGCCGATGATGGGGGCGTAA
- the fliF gene encoding flagellar basal-body MS-ring/collar protein FliF — MQGLADFLKSIGAARFAAMIAVTAALIGFFAFVIMRVTTPQMTTLFTDLSVEDSSGIIKDLERQGIQYEIRNEGSIIMVPKDKVARLRMKLAEGGLPKGGGVGYEVFDKSDALGTTSFVQNINHLRALEGELARTIRAIDRIQAARVHLVLPERPLFAREAPEPSASIVVRVRGSLEAQQIRAIRHLVASAVNGLKPQRVSIVDEAGQLLADGAAADPEQAVGDERRISFEKRMRKQVEEIVSSVVGSGRARVQLSADFDFNKVTQTSDKYDPEGRVLRSSQTREEQSMTADNNGQVTVNNELPGNQQNNGVAAKDQSKKTEETNNYEISRTTKTEVTEAGRVNRISVAVLVDGIYSKNDKGELAYQDRTKEQLDRIAALVRSAIGFDQKRGDQVEVVNLRFADAPSTAPIGEPGGLLGMLQFTKDDVMYFVELGVMMLLGLIVLFLVIRPLVKRILASDEMAAAISGVLAGPAASEEAAPASGQALLPSGAASAIDVATIQGQVHAQSVHRVGELAERNPNETVAIVRQWLSESAK, encoded by the coding sequence TTGCAAGGTCTTGCGGACTTTTTGAAGAGTATCGGAGCCGCCCGGTTCGCGGCGATGATCGCGGTCACCGCCGCGCTCATCGGCTTTTTCGCGTTCGTCATCATGCGCGTCACCACGCCGCAGATGACCACGCTGTTCACCGACCTCAGCGTCGAGGATTCCTCCGGCATCATCAAGGACCTGGAGCGCCAGGGCATCCAGTACGAGATCCGCAACGAGGGCTCCATCATCATGGTGCCCAAGGACAAGGTCGCGCGGCTGCGGATGAAGCTCGCCGAGGGCGGCCTGCCCAAGGGCGGCGGCGTCGGCTACGAGGTGTTCGACAAGTCGGACGCGCTCGGCACCACCTCTTTCGTTCAGAACATCAATCACTTGCGTGCGCTGGAAGGTGAGCTCGCCCGCACCATCCGCGCCATCGACCGCATCCAGGCCGCCCGCGTCCATCTGGTGCTGCCCGAGCGTCCGCTGTTCGCCCGCGAAGCGCCGGAGCCGTCGGCCTCGATCGTGGTGCGGGTCCGCGGCTCGCTGGAAGCCCAGCAGATCCGCGCCATCCGCCACCTCGTCGCCTCCGCCGTCAACGGCCTCAAGCCGCAGCGGGTCTCGATCGTCGACGAGGCCGGCCAGCTGCTGGCCGACGGCGCGGCAGCCGATCCGGAGCAGGCGGTCGGCGACGAGCGCCGCATCTCCTTCGAGAAGCGGATGCGCAAGCAGGTCGAGGAGATCGTCTCCTCCGTGGTCGGCTCGGGCCGCGCCCGCGTGCAGCTCTCCGCCGATTTCGACTTCAACAAGGTCACCCAGACCTCGGACAAGTACGATCCCGAGGGCCGCGTGCTGCGCTCGAGCCAGACCCGCGAAGAGCAGAGCATGACCGCCGACAACAACGGCCAGGTCACAGTCAACAACGAGCTCCCCGGCAACCAGCAGAACAACGGCGTCGCGGCCAAGGACCAGAGCAAGAAGACCGAAGAGACCAACAATTACGAGATCTCCCGCACCACCAAGACCGAGGTGACCGAGGCCGGCCGGGTCAACCGCATCTCGGTCGCGGTGCTGGTCGACGGCATCTATTCCAAGAACGACAAGGGCGAGCTGGCCTATCAGGACCGCACCAAGGAGCAGCTCGACCGCATCGCCGCGCTGGTGCGCTCGGCCATCGGCTTCGACCAGAAGCGCGGCGACCAGGTCGAGGTCGTCAATCTGCGCTTTGCCGACGCACCCTCCACCGCTCCGATCGGCGAGCCCGGTGGCCTGCTCGGCATGCTGCAGTTCACCAAGGACGACGTCATGTACTTCGTCGAGCTCGGCGTGATGATGCTGCTCGGCCTGATCGTGCTGTTCCTGGTGATCCGCCCGCTGGTCAAGCGCATCCTCGCCTCCGACGAAATGGCCGCCGCCATCTCCGGCGTCCTCGCCGGCCCCGCCGCCTCGGAAGAGGCCGCGCCCGCCTCGGGCCAGGCGCTCCTGCCGAGCGGCGCCGCCAGCGCGATCGACGTCGCCACCATCCAGGGCCAGGTCCACGCCCAGTCCGTTCATCGCGTCGGCGAGCTCGCCGAACGCAACCCCAACGAAACCGTCGCCATCGTCCGCCAATGGCTGAGCGAATCCGCAAAGTAA
- a CDS encoding FliH/SctL family protein, whose protein sequence is MAAPAKFLFDTDFAAPERATREKAATAAEIAQKVAEAEARAYQEGFAAGQHEAKAESDRRVALAMEEINIAVRGIAAGIGSIETKMETEAVDVAVAVARKLCADLVAAEPLGEIVALVKDCFSHLVATPHLVVRINDALYDAAREKIERLAKQSGFEGRLVILAEPEIATGDCRIEWADGGVVLERGAIAAKIDEMVGRYIASRRGS, encoded by the coding sequence ATGGCCGCTCCGGCGAAATTCCTGTTCGATACCGACTTCGCGGCGCCCGAGCGGGCGACGCGCGAGAAGGCCGCGACCGCCGCCGAGATCGCCCAGAAGGTCGCGGAAGCCGAAGCGCGCGCCTATCAGGAAGGCTTTGCCGCAGGCCAGCACGAAGCCAAGGCCGAGAGCGACCGCCGCGTCGCGCTTGCCATGGAAGAGATCAATATCGCCGTCCGCGGCATCGCGGCCGGCATCGGCAGCATCGAAACCAAGATGGAAACCGAGGCGGTCGACGTCGCGGTGGCGGTCGCGCGCAAGCTGTGCGCCGATCTCGTTGCCGCCGAGCCGCTCGGCGAGATCGTCGCGCTGGTCAAGGACTGCTTCTCGCATCTGGTCGCGACGCCGCATCTCGTCGTCCGCATCAACGATGCGCTCTACGACGCCGCCCGCGAGAAGATCGAGCGGCTCGCCAAGCAGAGCGGCTTCGAGGGCCGGCTGGTGATCCTGGCCGAGCCGGAGATTGCCACCGGCGACTGCCGGATCGAATGGGCCGATGGCGGCGTCGTGCTGGAGCGCGGCGCCATCGCGGCCAAGATCGACGAAATGGTCGGACGCTACATCGCGTCCCGCAGGGGGAGTTAA
- the fliG gene encoding flagellar motor switch protein FliG, giving the protein MAAALQNANSNDITSVISTLGQRANTRAKDGKPAEQLSGPKRAAILMLALGEQYGGKIWGLLDDDEVRQLSLEMSTLGTVEVDTVEDMLLEFVSRMSASGALMGNFDATERLLQQYLPPERVNGIMDEIRGPAGRNMWEKLSNVQEEVLANYLKNEYPQTIAVVLSKLKPEHAARVLGIFPEDLALDVVNRMLKMEAVQKEVIESVEKTLRTEFMSNLSQTRRRDAHEVMAEIFNNFDRQTETRFITSLEEDNRESAERIKALMFTFDDLVKLDSGSAQTLMRNVDKDKLGVALKSANEDVRNFFFGNMSSRAAKMLQDDMAAMGPVRLRDVDEAQALLVNLAKDLAAKGEIMLTKNRADDELVY; this is encoded by the coding sequence ATGGCCGCCGCATTGCAAAACGCCAACAGCAACGACATCACCAGCGTGATCTCCACGCTCGGTCAGCGTGCCAACACAAGGGCAAAGGACGGCAAGCCGGCCGAACAATTGTCCGGACCGAAGCGCGCCGCGATCCTGATGCTTGCGCTCGGCGAGCAATATGGCGGCAAGATCTGGGGCCTGCTCGACGACGACGAAGTGCGCCAGCTCTCGCTGGAAATGTCGACGCTCGGCACCGTCGAGGTCGACACCGTCGAGGACATGCTGCTCGAATTCGTCTCGCGCATGTCGGCCTCCGGCGCGCTGATGGGCAATTTCGACGCCACCGAACGCCTGCTCCAGCAATATCTGCCGCCGGAGCGGGTCAACGGCATCATGGACGAGATCCGCGGCCCTGCCGGCCGCAATATGTGGGAGAAGCTCTCCAACGTGCAGGAAGAGGTCCTCGCGAACTACCTCAAGAACGAATATCCGCAAACCATCGCGGTGGTGCTGTCGAAGCTGAAGCCGGAACACGCCGCGCGCGTGCTCGGCATCTTCCCTGAGGACCTTGCGCTCGACGTCGTCAACCGCATGCTGAAGATGGAAGCGGTTCAAAAGGAGGTCATCGAGAGCGTGGAGAAGACACTGCGCACCGAATTCATGTCCAATCTGTCCCAGACCCGCCGCCGCGACGCGCACGAGGTGATGGCTGAAATCTTCAACAATTTCGACCGCCAGACCGAAACCCGCTTCATCACCTCGCTGGAGGAGGACAACCGGGAATCGGCCGAGCGCATCAAGGCGCTGATGTTCACCTTCGACGACCTCGTCAAGCTGGATTCCGGATCGGCCCAGACCCTGATGCGCAACGTCGACAAGGACAAGCTAGGCGTCGCGCTCAAGAGCGCCAACGAGGACGTCCGCAACTTCTTCTTCGGCAACATGTCCTCGCGCGCGGCCAAGATGCTGCAGGACGACATGGCGGCGATGGGCCCGGTCCGCCTGCGCGACGTCGACGAGGCCCAGGCGCTTCTGGTCAACCTCGCCAAGGACCTCGCCGCCAAGGGCGAGATCATGCTGACCAAGAATCGCGCCGACGACGAACTGGTGTATTGA
- the fliN gene encoding flagellar motor switch protein FliN, with protein MSDTDGQVPLPDLNGPMPPAGTDVGYNEDEYAARAAADLEAVFDVPVQVSAVLGRSKMDVSELLKLGPGTVLELDRRVGEAIDIYVNNKLVARGEVVLVEDKLGVTMTEIIKTERT; from the coding sequence ATGAGCGACACCGACGGACAGGTCCCGCTGCCCGATCTCAACGGCCCGATGCCGCCTGCCGGCACGGATGTCGGCTACAACGAGGACGAATATGCAGCGCGCGCCGCCGCCGACCTCGAGGCCGTGTTCGACGTTCCCGTGCAGGTCTCGGCCGTGCTCGGCCGTTCCAAGATGGACGTCAGCGAGCTGCTGAAGCTCGGACCCGGCACCGTGCTCGAGCTCGACCGCCGCGTCGGCGAAGCCATCGACATCTACGTCAACAACAAGCTGGTCGCCCGCGGCGAAGTTGTCCTGGTCGAGGACAAGCTCGGCGTGACCATGACCGAAATCATCAAGACCGAACGCACGTGA